One Ureaplasma urealyticum serovar 8 str. ATCC 27618 genomic window carries:
- the asnS gene encoding asparagine--tRNA ligase: protein MQLKIKEIFDQDYTKLEGQKVQIKAWVRSNRDSKKIGFLVLNDGSSLTNLQAVYRVDKISNYEEITAARMWAAVAIEGVIKLTPTAKQPLELEVLNAQILKQSDEDFLLSNNDLSLETLRLNAHLRPRTNLFHAIMKVRATLAFAVHEFMNQNEYSWLAAPLFTGNDAEGAGETFSIQKFDNEEFFGKQTHLSVTGQLQAEAYAQAFGNVYTFGPTFRAEKSHTNRHLAEFWMIEPEMAFVDLKGMQDIVENLIKHVIKAVLEKNQQELEFLAQRNDENLIKKLQKVVDSKFERIEYKDAVKILADAVKSGHQFEDNEIFFGMDLGSEHERYMCETYHQGPVFLQNYPKDIKAFYMKLNDDQQTVASTDLLIPGVGELVGGSQREDNYEKLLKRCQELKMPIESLQWYLDLRRFGYYMSSGFGIGFERLVMYVTGVNNIKDTIPFPRSHGQIEF, encoded by the coding sequence ATGCAATTAAAAATTAAAGAGATTTTTGATCAAGATTATACAAAACTTGAAGGTCAAAAAGTACAAATTAAAGCTTGAGTTCGTTCAAATCGTGATTCAAAAAAAATTGGTTTTTTAGTTTTAAATGATGGAAGTTCTCTAACAAATTTACAAGCTGTATATCGTGTTGATAAAATTAGTAATTATGAAGAAATAACTGCGGCACGAATGTGAGCAGCAGTTGCTATTGAAGGTGTAATTAAATTAACTCCAACAGCTAAACAACCATTAGAACTAGAAGTATTAAATGCTCAAATTTTAAAACAAAGTGATGAAGATTTTTTATTATCAAATAATGATTTAAGTTTAGAAACATTGCGTTTAAATGCCCATTTAAGACCAAGAACAAATTTATTTCATGCCATTATGAAAGTGCGAGCAACACTTGCTTTTGCAGTTCATGAATTTATGAATCAAAACGAATATAGTTGATTAGCTGCACCATTGTTTACAGGAAATGATGCTGAAGGAGCAGGGGAAACTTTTAGTATTCAAAAATTTGATAATGAAGAATTCTTTGGTAAACAAACTCATTTATCGGTAACAGGGCAATTACAAGCTGAAGCATACGCACAAGCTTTTGGTAATGTATATACATTTGGCCCTACTTTTAGAGCTGAAAAATCGCACACAAATCGTCATTTAGCTGAATTTTGAATGATTGAACCAGAAATGGCTTTTGTTGATTTAAAAGGTATGCAAGATATTGTTGAAAATTTAATTAAACATGTTATTAAGGCTGTTTTAGAAAAAAATCAACAAGAATTAGAATTTTTAGCACAAAGAAACGATGAAAATTTAATTAAAAAACTTCAAAAAGTTGTTGATTCTAAGTTTGAACGTATTGAATATAAAGATGCAGTTAAAATTCTAGCTGATGCTGTTAAAAGTGGTCATCAATTCGAAGATAATGAAATCTTTTTTGGAATGGATTTAGGTTCAGAACATGAAAGATATATGTGCGAAACTTATCATCAAGGACCTGTTTTCTTACAAAATTATCCAAAAGATATTAAAGCATTTTATATGAAATTAAATGATGATCAACAAACTGTAGCTTCAACAGATTTACTAATTCCAGGTGTTGGTGAATTAGTAGGTGGTTCACAACGTGAAGATAATTATGAAAAATTATTGAAACGATGTCAAGAATTAAAAATGCCAATTGAAAGTTTACAATGATATTTAGATTTACGTCGTTTTGGATATTATATGTCATCAGGTTTTGGAATTGGTTTTGAACGTTTAGTGATGTATGTAACAGGAGTTAATAATATTAAAGATACAATTCCATTTCCACGAAGTCATGGCCAAATTGAATTTTAA